ACACTGACCATTTTGATTCAGTTGGGGGACCATAAACTACTCAAACCCCAATACTTGAATACTCTCATTATTGCATTTATGCTAAATGAAGAAAAACATGACCAGTTTTATCCATACATATGAAGTCATTTATTGAGAATGAACTAGAGACCATGACCATTCACTTGATATTTTACTCTCTCTTCTTTCCCTCCACACAGGGAAGACCAACTAGAGTCACAAATCCATCGAGGTTAGCCATTAATACTTGATCAGTTCCCTTGTCCTTTTGTTGTGGGTTCCTGTATTTCTTATTACTAGTGTAGTAGTAGcagtattttcttatttaatccAATCACGTAATGCGAGGGGCTCCACTGCATCGGTTAATTGTGCTGTGTTTCTTCAGGCGGTATGCTCTAATTAATTGGTGGGTGAATTGAATGATGttaaaattctcatttttttaagcactaaatataattaattcgtgtcaaattttaatttcatcgcTATATTCTTAAAagtctaaaaaaaatacactgatTTAAAACACGTCGAACATTTACAAACCAATTAACCTGTAGCTATAAGTTTCTTATATAGACAATATTTAAATGTATTGTATtttcattcatattttaattattttctgacATTGTACATGCCCATGCATATAGAAATATGATATGATATCGAATTACCGATGTACAAAATCTAAACATCCAATGCTAACATTCAAGATTACAAAGTATTTTATACACACATGATTTATCTGAACTGGATATGTAGATAGTGGATTTGAGGTAGATTGTTGATGTACCTTAGATGGATGAATGATCGATCGAATGATGAGATAAACTCTCGAACAGAGCTAGTTTTTGTGTGCTAGATAGTCAAGGTCTGAATATCCTAAAGTTGATCGAGGCTCCAATGCAATTAAAACACTGTAAATAATGGATAGGTACTTATCCCAACAGTTAAGTCAGTAATGATCCCACAAGAGTAGTGATATGTATTAAATGCGTACATACTTACAAtgatatattttgataataatcagagattaaaatatttaaaatttaaattaaaatttaatataatttttaaatttctaaaaaatttaaaggttATATTTTGAATCTCAATTATCATTAACTCGTCATCATCATTATGATTGTCATCACTTACACTAGTATGATCATTGTTATCGTCGTTGTCGTCGTCATTACCGTTGTCATTATCGTCATTGTCATTGTTGTCACCACCACCATTGTCGGTGGCAACGATGGTGGTGACGACAATGACAATCATGATGGTGGTTGTAATAGTGATTATGGTGGTAGTAGTAATGACGATGAAGGTTATGAGAACAGAGGTGGTAATTGATGATGATAGTGATGACAACAACAATTATGGTGGTGACTATAACGGTGATAGTGATAACCATGATAGTaatgaattaattgaaatattttagagAGTGATAATTGAaatctttattgatttatttattattgtctaGTTAATCTTTCAGAGATTTGatggtatattaaattttaatttgaaattaaatattttaatttcaattatttattatttttaatcttgatcctatagttgttattaattttcTCACATAAGATAGTGTTCGCATAGGAGTTGTGCTCTCTTTCTATAAAGAGACTTATACTACTTTATGAAGAATAAGTGAACTATTATAATAAGAGATTTTGAGACTTTTGTgatgaataaatttttcatgCATGCTTATCATAACAAGGTGTTTTTCCTCCCTAATTAAATAATACCAATATTGTCTTGATTCCTAAAAAGGATAATCCTATATGTATGAAGGACTTGAGGCCTATTTAactttgtaatattttatataaaattgtttCCAAAGTTTTTGttgatagattatttttttttccaagtgTATTTCTTTAGAGCAATTTGCTTTTGTTGCAAGCATGTCTTTCTTTGATAATATACTAGTAACTATTGAGATTGTTCCCTGTgtgcattataaaaaaaattaatactagtAAAACATTTGACAAAGTTGACTGGAGTTATCTTTAAACAATTTTAGCTTAATTGGGTTTTCATGATCAATGGATTACATGGATGAGGATGTGTTTTGCTTATGTTAATTTGAACATTCTTGTTAATGGTGATGGAATTGGTCTTATTAGTCTTGAGAGAGGGTTTCGTCAGGGTGATCCAATATCACcttatctttttattatatatatggaaTGACTAATATTCATGGTATTAAGGTATATAGAGGAGCTTCTTCTAACATATCTTTTATTGTGGATGACTCCTTTATGTTTTGTTGGGAAAATGAAGAGGAGATTGAATCTTTATATGCCATTTTTGATCAACTTGAACATACTTCTGATCAACACAAACAACCTTCAaaagttcaaattttttttttcagcaaaAATACTTTTCAAAGTACTTGTAAGTTTATATCCAATTTCCTTGGTGTCTCTAAATGTTTGGGCATACACAAATACTTTTGTCTACCCTCTATGGtgggaagaaagaagaaaactatcttcaaatagttgaaggatcaaATTTGGAGGAAAATCGAACATTAATTATCTAAGCATGTATCATAAGATGACAAAGAAGTTCTTATCAAAGCCATCCTCAAATAATATATGAGCCCCTTTTAACTTCCTAATGCTTTGGGGGAGGAGATCCaattaaagaatgaagaatTATTTTTGGTGGAGTTCGAACaaaaattcttttaacataggtgacattaattatttaataaatcttcttttataattttgtattgttttaacaaattaaaattaaataataaaaagtaggaGTGAAAAAGCTTGTCTCAATCCAATTGATTAAATTCAAACAATTgtatatcaataaaattaatttgcgTACTTTGGTGTTATATTTTGTGTGCGTGTGAGATTGTATATCTTTGCATTGAACtttaattttatactactttaaagaaaattagtggtggtggtggtaaggAGCGCAATCCAAGAGTGGGAGGGACGTACGCATGCGAAATCTGGCATGATCTACTAGTGAAAAAGCTTGTCTCTCTGCATTAAACTTTTTCATTCAGGTGTCCATGTTGGAGGGTCCcaccaaatttcaattttttttcttcttctttctaatGGGTAAAGAGTAAAGACATGGAAGACGAGCTTTGATCAATCAGTCAGAGATAttcctccattttttttttcaccagcGCCCAACAGAGAAACTCACGGTCTTTATGTCACACTATTATAATAGTGAATCAGTACGTATTTACTTATTGCCAACACAAATACCCGATTGCATGCGGAGCACAAGATTCGTACGTCATCGTCATTCATTATTATGTTTCTTTTATCAAACTTGTGCAAATCATTACAATTATTATAACTAATGCTTGCAACCCATTCGCTTAACTCATTAGAAGCTTTAACTACTACTAATTAAATGAagctttgtgattttttttcccaCTTACTATTTCTCATTTCGGGAATATTGTTTTTGGTTGAATCCATGAATCCTTGGTGGGCAATTGAGGACCAACTTTTCAAGATATTAAGatgtaatatttaagaagttaatAGTTCCTCATAGATATTTTTTACATGTACatagactaaaaaaatagatcttaattatttatttaaatattaaaattatttatcaattatatcatattatatatatatatatatatggcttTGCTAGATGTCATGTTATATCAAATAACGAAAAAGAAATTTTCTTGAATGACTAACCAACCGGTAAGTGCTTCGGTGTTGTGTAATgaccaaaaccaaaacagagCCGCTGGgcaataactatatatatatgaattagaaAGAGCTGACTTTTATAGTTTATTAGTTAGGGTTGTGGTGAATGCTGATGTTAACATATGCAGAAAAAGAGATTGGTGCAGTACTTgcaataaattaagaaatacaaAATCCAATTCCCTATGAATGTCATTAACCCATCTCATTCTCAACGATTAAGCTGGCTGGCATTGAATAGGAAGAAAGGTTTGTCTGAATTTGCCacaaccaagaaatgaaatgaaatgacagGGTTACTATAATGGGAATCTCATGTCATGCAATCATTTACTGGAAATGTTATGAGGTGGATGTAGCGTGTAAGAAAACCCCTCAGACAAATGATTGTGACAACAAAACAAATCAAAGCAAAGTACATTATCTGTTTAAATTTCAGGAACTTTTTTGCAATGCATGCATATATATGTCCATGGATGCATGCCTGTAATGTAATGTGCCTTTTTCCTATTGCTCTCTCTCATAAACGCGCGGGCAAAGTTTGCACTTTGCAGTGCAATTGAttaagatatataaaaaaaaaaacttgtctaCAACGCATCCAGAGTTAGGGAGTCCAAAGCTACCAGAGCCGCAGACTTATGACAAgacttttgttaaaataaatgttttttttaagtttaatgtcCATGTCTCACCGGACAAAAcaattatgattgaataattatataattttttttttatattattagtatataattttttttcaatgaggaaaattgtttttaagAGGTTAcggaaaataatcaaaatattttcagttttcttaaaaaaattcaattttaattttatgatttttttaaattatttttactacagtatattattacttaattaCGCCTTATAATGTCTGTCTTggaaaaagtcttttaaaaatatgactaaattttagcaatatgttaaaaaaataagacaaggattttataaatcaattttttattgagGGGATCAATAACACTTtctcctaattattttttttttaaaaatataatgtttaaaattattagattttaagaaaatgaataatgaaaataataaataacttttaaaaaattattattgaagtaAATTgattcctcttttttttattatacacatttttgttttggtgcACAATTAACAATACAAGCAAACTAATAAGATATTTAATGCCCAATacctttttaatattaattatcttaatataataattattattataaaataaaattttatatattctattatacgttataaacattatattatataatataacataaatatataagcagatggtttttttttacatgtcaCATATGTGTTGAGAAATATGCAATACCAAAATAACTCATTTTACGTACGGTTtccttcgttttttttttttgttttttttcctactgttaattgaataaaaatggtAATTGTCAAGCGAGAGTGATATGTGAGTGGAGTGAAAACGTGCCAAAGAAGAGGAAGTATGATATGAATAATTTTGActtttcaattatattatatggtAGATAAAAAGTCGTTCAATAGTTCATTGAGTCCGTATTTGGTTTCATATTAAGCTctgtaaaattcattaaatatcaGTTAACGTGATTTGAGACAAATATTCATAGATTAGGTTTCAAGTCAATGAATTGACtttgtatttaaaattgattatgaaATACAGTAATTTTTGACAGTTTTAAcgttaaatacaaaaatattgaattttactatattaaatcaatttttttaatgctcACCTAAACACATATTGAGTATGAGTTGCaagcttttattttttgttctctttcaactatttttaaaatcaaacacataacaaataattttatattatactatctcttatttttttaacaaatcaaaTGAACTTTAAAGGCATAGCAAATGATTTTTGGTGGATTTGGGGCATCTCCAAACAAAAGTTAGAAATTAATCATTCTAGGTGCTGAGAATCATTTAAGAAGATAATTACTCCTAACATATGTTTTTTCATACAGTCATATCACATGGTTATTAAGCAATTATAAAGATGATAATCGAATTCCAAACTACATGCTTAAGGCACATATCATATGGTTATGAAGTGATTATAAAGATGAATTTTTAGAATTAATGAAAAGcaaagttaacaaaaaaaatatgagcaTTATTAAATTTCTACCTTTCTTATTCTTATAtgcatttcttaatttttataattttttatgcatacttttgtaaattttaaaggaaatggaaacaaaaactacattaattttcaataaattagaaagctttgttatatttataattctaaataaaaaatattcattaatttaataCCTAATAAGTACGTAACTTTCTGTGAAACACATCCAACGATTTTAGGATACACTTTTGTAGCTAAAACACTGTATTACTTGATGCAGTAATCGAATATTTCAAAGagataagaaattatttttttagtgagtagtaattgattacaatagagagtaatatattatcatatagaattatgatttttgaaaacctgtgaaaaataattaattacctaGTAGAgtaaccataaaaaaatattttaaacaatagaAAAAGTAGAACAAGGAAAAGCAAACTGTATTGCACCTACAGTAGACGAttcacacacaaaaatatattcctaaatatgtttggttcaGGCATAAGTGCGGCAATCTTTGGAACAGACTGAGCTTTATTAGCAGTTTTTTTCGCTACTTGTATGGGTCCCTATGAATATGAAAAcagagtaacaattaaaaatgatcATATGGATATCAATTATCTGATAAAGAAATAATGGAACTGTACAGTGTGTAAATaacattgaaaaatgttttgtaCACGTCAAATTTAGCTAACAAAAATTTGTTTCCTATGATTTTGAGAAGCCGTTTCGAGATGCTAATATATGAAAAAGATATAAGatcaattttttcattataaaataatgGAACAAAATAGCATTGCTCTTCTCAGTTTCATTCAAATCAAGTCAACAATGTTGTAGCGTATAGGTCTATCTAGTTGTTGTTTCCCCGTTCTTTTAACATGGCATTATTTGTGTATGCATTTGTAGAAACTTCCAAATCATATGAGACTCATCTTCATAAATAAAACGCAATTTCTAATTTTCAATTAGACACAAATCACTCATGCACATAAGGATATTCTGGTGCTGATTGTCCAGCAATTCGCAGTTTTGGTATCTAATATTGTACACCACGCTATagcgagagaaaaaaaaaagaataatttgcaGTACAGCAAACTAACCACAAAATAAGTGAAGACAGGTCAGATATTACCTATGAAACTATGCAAATATCAAATGGattccaaggttattttttaaacaCAGTGATAAAGGGTGGTCGTCTCACAGTTCTTGGTTCTCCCGTACATTCACCCATAGAAATGATATGTTTCTCTTACATTAAGGTGGTTCTTAAcaaaaacttatcatatatgaaACGGATAATAACATTATCACGAACCAATTGCAATCATGTGGTATTAACATGATTTACAATTTTGCTTAAACAAAACTTTTACGTGGTAAAGAGTGTGTGGTGCGTTTACACTATAGAAAACAGAGAAGGGTATAGAGAAATAGAGCTAAATCCTGGAATTCAATTACCCGAAGCAAACAAAGATACTAATCCTACAATTCAGTTTGACTCCACATTGGCAAGAGGGAAGGAATCGATATGCACTATGCAGCTCTCATGGAGTTTTAAATTTTCACATGCATAGAGTGAAAGTTCAGTTTTTGTCCCTAAAATTGGCATGAATCTAACTTAAACATTAGAACATTGTCAGCACTGGTCCTAGTAAGTTAGGGAGTAAATGGATTGAAGGTGAAATAGCAAGAACGAAATGAAGTATAAAGGTAGAGAAAAAAGTAAAGTAAATTGAGTTTCATTGTGAATGCAAATTGAAGGCATAAAATGTAGGCATACAAGACAACATAGTGAGTGCCAAAGAAGCGAACACGGTCtgaaatttaaacattaaaGGCTGCGAGAACATGCTAGCAAGCTTATTAAGTGATGATGGAATGGAGTGCGTCCGTCCAAACGTTTAGTGGTGATCCCCGGCTTTCACCTGCAAGAGCAATCAATCTAGTTGTTGTAAGCAATCCCGGAGTGTTTGATCTGATCTCACAGTGCACAGAAGATAACTAATCAATCATTCgcaaatttgaataattatataaaatagaaaagggaaCCCTAGACCTAGAGCAAGTGCGTTCCGTTCCCCCAATCCCTTTCAATAGATTCTCAATAAGATAAAGGAGTGTGTGAAGTGAATTGAAAAAGGGAAAACAGAAGAGCTACGTGAGAAATCGAATGAGGATCGGGAGCATAGAGCCTATTGTAGACTTGTTCGCCGACGAGGTAGATACCGAAGGCGACGACGGCGATGCCAAGGCCAGGGGTGGCGTGGCGGAGCTGATTGGTGAGCATCGGATGCTTCCTCCATGCATCCCTTCTCCTGAAGAACTCTCCAGTGTGTTTTCCACTTCCAGATCCCATTCTATTCTTCCCTCCCTTCCTTCCTCCTCACCCACTCGCTTTGCtttgcttttctttctttccttccacCCTTACTGGGCTCCCGAGACCCGGCCCAAATCACCACGCTATTTAAAgcccatttttttcttctattaagCAGTGGATGAAACTGAAGCCCAAGAAGCCCATGGGCGGGCGGAGTGTGATGTTATGATGATTTTGGTTAGGGTGTGGTGTGCAGTGGCAAAGTGAGAGTCAGAGATGGTAGCTATTGGCTTTGGAGCCCCTCCTTCTCCACTTCCGTTTCATCTTCGCCTGGCTTCCTCTCCTTCTCCTTTGGCCTTCCCAATAATCCACAAATTCCAAAACGCAGGCAAGTCAGTGATAACAATCTGTTCAAAGAAAAATGCAAAATCAAGGGTGGTCACTCTCTGCTCTGCACCTGTGCAAGTAAGTGCTCGCTTAGAGTTtgattcaaattattatatgaataaaTTGTGGCAAGGTTGATATGCAGGAGCAGGAGGTTAGTGATATTActttgagagagagaagtgtTTCGGTTGTCCTATTGGCTGGAGGGCAGGGCAAGAGGATGGGAGTCTGTTCTCTTCCTAAACTTTTTTCATTTCCTTCTCTTTTCCCACATCGCATATGGCTTATC
This region of Glycine soja cultivar W05 chromosome 17, ASM419377v2, whole genome shotgun sequence genomic DNA includes:
- the LOC114392244 gene encoding NADH dehydrogenase [ubiquinone] 1 beta subcomplex subunit 3-B-like isoform X2; the protein is MGSGSGKHTGEFFRRRDAWRKHPMLTNQLRHATPGLGIAVVAFGIYLVGEQVYNRLYAPDPHSISHVKAGDHH
- the LOC114392244 gene encoding NADH dehydrogenase [ubiquinone] 1 beta subcomplex subunit 3-B-like isoform X1, producing the protein MGSGSGKHTGEFFRRRDAWRKHPMLTNQLRHATPGLGIAVVAFGIYLVGEQVYNRLYAPDPHSISHVALLFSLFQFTSHTPLSY